From Eleftheria terrae, the proteins below share one genomic window:
- a CDS encoding OmpW/AlkL family protein, with translation MNTAFPLLAAALALSAGAACAQDQNVYIGGGYINIDSKSDPLVGGGPGVTPPNSRLDVDDARTIIFGYQRYFDDHWGVDLALGLPPKHRVYGRGTLEGFKQISSSRQLAPTLFANYRFGSAGDKLRPFVGVGINYTRFIDSKSTTSGDWASGGKTELDLSDSWGLAAQAGLSYAVTPAWSINATVATAKVKSDLKATTTRPGGSVVERRTTIDFNPTVFTLSAGYHF, from the coding sequence ATGAACACCGCATTCCCGCTGCTGGCAGCCGCCCTTGCGCTGTCGGCCGGTGCCGCCTGCGCCCAGGACCAGAACGTCTACATCGGCGGCGGCTACATCAACATCGATTCGAAGTCGGACCCGCTGGTCGGCGGCGGGCCGGGCGTGACGCCGCCCAACTCGCGGCTGGATGTCGACGATGCCCGCACCATCATCTTCGGCTACCAGCGCTACTTCGACGACCACTGGGGCGTGGACCTGGCGCTTGGCCTGCCGCCCAAGCACCGCGTCTATGGCCGCGGCACGCTTGAAGGCTTCAAGCAGATCTCGTCGTCACGGCAGCTCGCGCCCACGCTGTTCGCCAACTACCGCTTCGGCAGCGCCGGCGACAAGCTGCGGCCCTTCGTCGGCGTCGGCATCAACTACACCCGCTTCATCGACAGCAAGAGCACCACCTCCGGCGACTGGGCCAGCGGCGGCAAGACCGAGCTGGACCTGTCCGACTCCTGGGGCCTGGCGGCACAAGCCGGGCTCAGCTATGCCGTCACGCCGGCCTGGTCCATCAATGCAACCGTGGCCACCGCCAAGGTCAAGAGCGACCTCAAGGCCACCACCACCCGGCCGGGCGGCTCGGTGGTGGAGCGGCGCACCACCATCGACTTCAACCCGACGGTGTTCACCTTGTCGGCCGGCTACCACTTCTAG
- a CDS encoding alpha/beta hydrolase family protein, with product MPAMRTCGPLAAATLFLAACGGGGEDAPPSERGNVLAASLAAQVSTAQIDAGTAASGLQALSGPAACNVDVRYVLYTTRDPKGAQATASAGVLVPSGSGSQCSGERPVLLYAHGTTTSRAKNMADVRNDKEASLLMAMYAAQGYIVVAPNYLGYEKSSLAWHPYLNAKAQAVDMVDGLRAAKTHLKDAKSGSTASSQLFIAGYSQGGHVALATQREIQTEHAGEFSVTAAAGMSGPYNLSGFARVVNAPASEGGRVNAGALLFTPMLLTSYQNSYGNVYAKASDAYREPYAKTIEALLPSDEALESLLDDTRLPKDPTLTRLFGEGGLLTDSFRQDFLTNENNGFRKALVANDLTSFKPSRPVALCGGSQDPTVFYSINTGAMQAQINEGRPVQAQVPAFDLENRATLPPGTAVDLMAQKFADNKAALAAAGGPTEVAKQYHGSLVPPFCNALVRAFFQQVAQQPGL from the coding sequence ATGCCTGCCATGCGCACCTGCGGCCCGCTTGCCGCGGCCACCCTGTTTCTCGCCGCCTGCGGTGGCGGCGGTGAAGACGCGCCTCCGTCCGAGCGCGGCAACGTGCTGGCCGCCTCGCTGGCGGCCCAGGTGAGCACCGCCCAGATCGACGCGGGCACCGCAGCCAGCGGCCTGCAGGCCCTGTCCGGCCCGGCGGCCTGCAACGTCGACGTGCGCTACGTGCTCTACACCACGCGTGACCCGAAGGGCGCGCAAGCCACGGCCTCGGCCGGCGTGCTGGTGCCCAGTGGCAGCGGCAGCCAGTGCAGTGGCGAGCGCCCGGTGCTGCTCTACGCCCACGGCACCACCACCAGCCGCGCCAAGAACATGGCCGACGTGCGCAACGACAAGGAGGCCAGCCTGCTGATGGCCATGTATGCGGCGCAGGGCTACATCGTGGTGGCCCCCAACTACCTGGGCTACGAGAAGTCCAGCCTTGCCTGGCATCCCTACCTGAATGCCAAGGCCCAGGCGGTCGACATGGTGGACGGCCTGCGCGCCGCCAAGACCCACCTGAAGGACGCCAAGAGCGGCAGCACCGCCTCGTCACAGCTGTTCATCGCCGGCTATTCGCAAGGCGGCCATGTGGCACTGGCCACGCAGCGCGAGATCCAGACCGAGCATGCCGGCGAGTTCAGCGTGACCGCCGCGGCCGGCATGTCGGGGCCCTACAACCTCAGCGGCTTCGCCCGCGTCGTCAACGCCCCCGCCAGCGAGGGGGGCCGCGTCAATGCCGGGGCGCTGCTCTTCACGCCGATGCTGCTGACGTCCTACCAGAACAGCTACGGCAACGTCTACGCCAAGGCCAGCGACGCCTACCGCGAGCCCTATGCCAAGACCATCGAGGCGCTGCTGCCGAGTGACGAGGCGCTGGAGTCGCTGCTGGACGACACCCGCCTGCCGAAGGACCCCACGCTGACGCGGCTCTTCGGCGAAGGCGGCCTGCTGACCGACAGCTTCCGGCAGGACTTCCTGACCAACGAGAACAACGGCTTCCGCAAGGCCCTGGTCGCCAACGACCTGACCAGCTTCAAGCCCAGCCGGCCGGTGGCCCTGTGCGGTGGCAGCCAGGACCCGACGGTCTTCTACAGCATCAACACCGGCGCGATGCAGGCACAGATCAACGAAGGACGGCCGGTGCAGGCCCAGGTGCCGGCCTTCGACCTGGAGAACCGCGCGACGCTGCCACCCGGCACGGCGGTCGACCTGATGGCGCAAAAGTTCGCCGACAACAAGGCCGCACTGGCGGCCGCAGGCGGTCCGACCGAGGTGGCCAAGCAATACCACGGCAGCCTGGTGCCGCCGTTCTGCAACGCGCTGGTGCGCGCCTTCTTCCAGCAAGTGGCACAGCAGCCGGGCCTTTGA
- a CDS encoding helix-turn-helix transcriptional regulator, with product MRRAERLFELVQLIRGRRLSTAAWIATRLEVSERTVYRDIADLQLQGVPIEGEAGMGYRMRAGYDLPPLMFSGGEAQALAAAVRLAQGWLDPALARQAETALGKIMAVLPATARAAAESLALYAPPVGDPATLQRLAELREAIESRAKLRIGYQDVHGQCSERCVRPLGCFYWGKVWTLGAWCEAREDFRSFRIDRITRLESAGERFHDEPGRTLADLFRQVDSERAEYACGPLGGAKA from the coding sequence ATGCGACGCGCTGAACGCCTGTTCGAGCTGGTGCAGCTGATCCGCGGCCGCCGCCTGAGCACGGCCGCCTGGATCGCGACGCGGCTGGAGGTGTCGGAGCGCACCGTCTATCGCGACATCGCCGACCTGCAGCTGCAAGGCGTGCCGATCGAAGGCGAAGCGGGCATGGGCTACCGCATGCGGGCCGGCTACGACCTGCCACCGCTCATGTTCAGCGGCGGTGAGGCCCAGGCCCTGGCGGCCGCAGTGCGGCTGGCGCAAGGCTGGCTCGATCCGGCCCTGGCGCGCCAGGCCGAGACTGCGCTTGGCAAGATCATGGCGGTGCTGCCAGCCACCGCGCGGGCGGCAGCAGAGAGCCTGGCGCTGTACGCGCCACCGGTCGGCGACCCGGCCACGCTGCAGCGCCTGGCCGAGCTGCGCGAAGCGATCGAGTCACGTGCCAAGCTGCGCATCGGCTACCAGGATGTGCATGGCCAGTGCAGCGAACGCTGCGTGCGGCCGCTGGGCTGCTTTTACTGGGGCAAGGTGTGGACGCTGGGCGCCTGGTGCGAAGCGCGCGAGGACTTCCGCAGCTTCCGCATCGACCGCATCACCCGTCTCGAGTCGGCCGGCGAACGCTTCCACGATGAGCCAGGCCGCACGCTGGCCGACCTGTTCCGCCAGGTCGACAGCGAGCGCGCCGAATACGCCTGCGGCCCGCTCGGCGGCGCCAAGGCCTGA
- a CDS encoding VOC family protein: MQTTPTHAINWFEIPVTDMERAQAFYEKMLATPLKREQMGAYTMAVFPSANGGANGCLLRGGDAPEPAQSGTLVYLNAEPSLDAVLARVEAAGGRIAAPRIDLPGELGCCAYIVDTEGNRVGLHAMA; the protein is encoded by the coding sequence ATGCAGACCACCCCCACCCACGCCATCAACTGGTTCGAGATTCCCGTCACCGACATGGAGCGGGCACAGGCCTTCTACGAAAAAATGCTGGCCACGCCGCTCAAGCGGGAGCAAATGGGCGCCTACACAATGGCCGTCTTCCCGAGCGCCAACGGCGGCGCCAACGGCTGCCTGCTGCGTGGCGGCGACGCACCCGAGCCGGCGCAGTCCGGCACCCTCGTCTACCTGAATGCCGAGCCCTCGCTGGACGCCGTGCTGGCCCGCGTCGAGGCCGCTGGCGGGCGCATTGCCGCACCTCGCATCGACCTCCCCGGAGAACTGGGCTGCTGCGCCTACATCGTCGACACCGAAGGCAACCGGGTCGGGCTGCACGCGATGGCCTGA
- a CDS encoding TIGR03885 family FMN-dependent LLM class oxidoreductase — translation MVRYSYHASHEQFSPGELLSLAVAAEAAGFDGIFCSDHLQPWSVSQGHSGFTWAWLGAALQATRRLSFATITVPGGWRYHPAVLAQAIGTLCQMFPGRMPWLAFGSGEAINEQLTGLPWPPKAERNARLRDGVQAIRALLAGERVSTDASVKVADARLWDRPAEPPRLFGAATSEATARWLGGWADGLLTLGRDLEQLQRVIAAFREGGGEGKPVHVKLDVSWAAGATDALLQAHRHWRYACLGGDASWELRQPEDFERATRYMRPEDLDAHVLPGNDASRHVEHLQACAALGVAAIDIHHVGPAQREFIDAYGSSVLPAVRR, via the coding sequence ATGGTTCGCTACAGCTATCACGCCTCTCATGAGCAGTTCTCGCCCGGCGAGCTGCTGTCGCTCGCCGTCGCCGCCGAGGCGGCCGGCTTCGACGGCATCTTCTGCTCCGACCACCTGCAACCCTGGTCGGTGTCGCAAGGGCATTCCGGTTTCACCTGGGCCTGGCTCGGCGCCGCGCTGCAGGCGACGCGCCGCCTGAGCTTCGCCACCATCACGGTGCCGGGCGGCTGGCGCTACCACCCGGCGGTGCTGGCACAGGCCATCGGCACGCTGTGCCAGATGTTCCCGGGGCGCATGCCGTGGCTGGCCTTCGGCAGCGGCGAAGCGATCAATGAACAGCTCACCGGGCTGCCCTGGCCGCCCAAGGCCGAGCGCAATGCGCGCCTGCGCGACGGCGTGCAGGCGATCCGGGCGCTGCTGGCCGGCGAGCGGGTGAGCACCGATGCCAGCGTGAAGGTGGCCGACGCCCGGCTGTGGGACCGCCCCGCCGAGCCGCCACGACTATTCGGCGCGGCCACCAGCGAGGCCACTGCCCGCTGGCTCGGCGGATGGGCCGACGGCCTGCTGACCCTGGGCCGCGACCTCGAGCAGCTGCAGCGCGTGATCGCCGCCTTCCGCGAGGGCGGCGGCGAGGGCAAGCCGGTGCATGTCAAGCTCGACGTCAGCTGGGCGGCCGGCGCGACCGACGCCTTGCTGCAGGCCCACCGCCATTGGCGCTATGCCTGCCTGGGCGGCGATGCCAGCTGGGAGCTGCGCCAGCCGGAGGACTTCGAGCGCGCCACCCGCTACATGCGCCCGGAAGACCTCGACGCCCATGTGCTGCCAGGCAACGATGCCAGTCGCCATGTGGAGCACCTGCAGGCCTGCGCGGCGCTTGGCGTGGCGGCGATCGACATCCACCATGTCGGCCCCGCGCAGCGCGAATTCATCGACGCCTACGGCAGCAGCGTGCTGCCGGCGGTGCGTCGCTGA
- a CDS encoding hemerythrin domain-containing protein — translation MAALLPPLSPSITDMIRMDHSHVLETFHQFRPGTAVDKKTALVDTVCLALEVHAQLEEEIFYPAVREVASDVAGVDKSYPEHDEMRRQIALLRGMRPADPDYDRTFLELMRDVLHHVADEETTLLPEAERLMPERLHRLGGEMARRRLQLLGPRAGELGWSALRSFPEGALVMAAGAVGAGAYLMGSVRDALPRPWK, via the coding sequence ATGGCCGCCTTGCTCCCGCCGCTTTCGCCCAGCATCACCGACATGATCCGCATGGACCACAGCCATGTGCTGGAGACCTTCCACCAGTTCCGCCCCGGCACGGCGGTCGACAAGAAGACCGCGCTGGTCGACACGGTCTGCCTGGCGCTGGAGGTGCATGCGCAGCTGGAGGAAGAGATCTTCTACCCGGCGGTGCGCGAGGTGGCCAGCGATGTGGCCGGTGTCGACAAGAGCTATCCCGAGCATGACGAGATGCGCCGGCAGATCGCCTTGCTGCGTGGCATGCGACCGGCCGATCCCGACTACGACCGCACCTTCCTCGAGCTGATGCGCGATGTGCTGCACCATGTGGCCGACGAAGAGACCACCCTGCTGCCGGAGGCCGAGCGCCTGATGCCCGAGCGCCTGCACCGCCTGGGCGGCGAGATGGCGCGCCGCCGCCTGCAGCTGCTCGGCCCGCGGGCCGGCGAGCTGGGCTGGAGCGCGCTGCGCTCCTTCCCCGAGGGCGCGCTGGTGATGGCAGCCGGTGCGGTGGGCGCCGGCGCCTACCTGATGGGGAGCGTGCGCGACGCCTTGCCGCGGCCGTGGAAGTGA